Below is a genomic region from Rhinolophus sinicus isolate RSC01 linkage group LG11, ASM3656204v1, whole genome shotgun sequence.
GCTGCTGGGCGCTTCCCGGCGCCGCAATCCCGCTGCCTCGGAACAGCCTCCAGCGGCAACAACAACGGGACCGGGAGCGCGCGTCCCGGGCCCTCCCCCCGCGTCATGCGCACGCACCGCCGCCCCCGCCGGCTCCGACACAAGCAGCCCGAGCCCCCCtccccgccgcccccgcccctcCTGCGCGCCGGCCCCAGCGCCCCCGCCCCTTGCTCGCTGGCTCTGCAGCCTCCACCCCCCCAGCCGCGCGCTACAGCCCCGGCTTCCCGGCCCCTCCCACCTAGCCTAGGCCCTTCCGCCTcccgccacccccccacccacacccaccgCTGGGGCCACCGCTCGTAGGGGACAGCTGCCCTGGCTTCTTCCAACCCCGGCTGTCACTTTCGCCTCCCTGCGCTAGTCTGGGTGGGGTGTCCGATCTCTGGGCAGTGCCCGAAAAGTGCCCTGCGCCTGAGGGTGCTGAGGAACGCGGCTGATTGGCCGAAAAGGGCCGCCAGCCCAGGCCCAGCTGCGCCTCCTTTAGTTCGTCCTGCCTTCAGTGCGCCACAGGCTCCCTTGTCCTCCGGCCCGAGGTCATCTCTGGAGACCACCCCGTCCCCGAGGTTCTCTCTCTAGCCCTGCCCTGGACTCTTCACTAACGGTGCAGCACAGAGGCTGGAAATCCGGGTCCCTGGCTACTTATTTTCAGTTCTCCCTGAGAGCGTCATTGGTGGGGCTCTTGGAAATGATACTTGAACAACAACTTACCTCCTCCTATCTACCGGTCTCTCCTTAAAGAACCCTCTACCGAACTGGGGAGGGTTCGCTGACCACCGTGGGACCCCACAGGTAcacagaagaaagagggaggaatcAAATATTACGTCTTCTTCCCCCAACTCACCCCATTCAAGAGACACCAGAGCCCACACgactgtcttaattttttttgtcttcaccCCTTTGCCCAGCCTATGTTCCTGTCCACTCATTCTGGGGCCAGGGACCTCCCTTCACTGTCCCAGTTCTCTGCACTTCGACTGCCAAAGCTGTCTGCAGTTCTGCTAGCCATCCCCATTGCCAAACTCTCCTAAAACCCACAAGAGGTGGCATGTGCAGGGCACTGACCCAGCCAATCAGACTGCCAGGGCTGCGCCCCCCCCCCAGCACAGTTGACACATGTCATCCTTTTTACACACACTTCTACTTCCCAGGCCAAGCTAGGTCTTTTCCCAGCATAAAGTTGCCCCCCCACTTGGCCACCCACATAACTCTGCCCCAGTACCAACCCAGTCACCGTTCCTAAGTTTCTTGCACCTACCGAAGAACCCATTGCAAGCTAATCAACACCAGTGGCCTTCCAGCTCCGGAAAGATCTGGGATCTGTCTACCTGTTTGACTTTAAGGATGTCTTAAACCCTCTTTGGGCTTCATCTGCAAAATACAGTGGTTGAACAGAACAACTAACTCGGATGTAATTCTGATGTAAAGCAATGTCTAACATCTTGTTTACATGCCTAATTAGAATTGACAGCAAGAAGTTGCACCAGGTACCTCCCAGGAGAGTTGCTGGGGAAAGAGCTTCTCAAATGTGTAGCCCCAGCAGCCATTGCACACCTGCTGTAGCACTGGTGGGCTGTCTACATGTCTGTTTCCTCTATCTGAgaagccccatgagggcagggacagggTCTGATTCACCACTGTATTCCCAGCATCTtatacaatgcctggcacatagtatacATTTAATGCATGTTTCtagaataaatcaatgaatgggaGAAAGGAACCAGATATGTTAGTTCTGCATGTAATAAATCGAAACTGACATTCTCAAGGCAACTTGGAGTACTTGTTCCCACAAGTATTACGTGCTATGGGAACACAAGGGTACATTTTAATCAAGACGGGCCTATAAAATCCAGGATGTGAGATCTCTATGGCTACAGGAGTCCAGAGAAAcggggaaaaacaacaaaagttagCTGGCCTCCACCAGGCTGGGGCTCAAATCAACATCCTCTACCTGGTAACATGCTAAAGACAACATTTTCGAGCCCAGATTTGAATGGAATGTACTAATACTAGCTGAGGAAATATGTAATGTGTGGCAGATTCCGCAGTTTTCgcatttatttaaccaaacaCAGTTTCTTCCTCACAATTGCCTTATGAGATAGGtctcaggaaggaagaaatttaGATTCAAAGAGGTTCAATAACGCATCTAAGGTCATTAACGGATAAGGAATCAACATTTGTGTCAGATTCCAAAGTCCATGCTTCGTTCACAGTTTCGCAGGGCCAGGTGGACGAGAGGACCAGGGAAACAGGACAGCTCAAGCCACCCTAGCCAGCCCTGGGGACCGGTAAACTCAGCTAGACTAGTGGGGCAGCCCATGGTTACTGGGCTGTGGGCTGAAGAGCCAATCCGTGGGGTCCAAGGTGCCTTCTGGCGTTCATTCTGACATAAGTAAGAGTAGGCAGGGTAGGGGCCACCTGAGCTCACCAGAGCCTGAGTCCCACTGAGGCTCTGACGTGCTCCTGCTGACGTTGGTTTCTGCAGTGACAGATGCCCCGCTGCCGGCGGGGGAGGGTGCGGATATTCCTACCACCCAGACCTCTCAGGGCTACCACAACTCCCAAACCCGCCCCGTCGGCCTCTCAAAGACTTGAGGGGACCGGAACCAGTCCGCCGAGCCCCACACGTGGGTCCGCAGAGCGGAGGGCGGGGACTGCGCACAGCCCGGACTACAAGTCCCACAATGCTCCAGACGGCGGCGGCGGAGAAAGGGGGGTACTTTCAGGTGTCTACGACCTCGGCGCCTCCCGCCCGGAAGTGCCCGAGGGTCCGCTATGGGGCTGGCGGAGCTGGGCGGTGAGTCCCTGCGCCGTGACCGCGCCCACGCCGCCGTCCCGGGCCCCAGCTAGCACCCGCTTGCCCCGTCCCGGAATCGCCCGTGCCCTCCCACAGATCAAGGGTCGGGAAGATGGGAGGGGTGATggaggagttgggggtggggagagcgaAGCATCGGATTCTCGGGCTGGATCTGGGGTCCAGCAGCAGGCTGAGTTTGGAGAGGCTTCCAGAGGAGGCGCGGAGTTGGGCCTCCGCGGGGTGGGGCTTGAGTGGACCGGGAGGGGCTGAgttgggtggggggtggcaaCCCTCAGAGGCTCCAGATTGCCAAAGGGCGGAGTTTGACGTCTGGTGTGGGGAAGCCTTGGGAAGCAGTCCCGTCCCGGTGGGTGGGGTTTGGGTAAATGGTAACCAGGGTGGTGTGGGAGGTGCGGCATAGAGGCCCTTTTTCTTCCCCCATGGAGAAACTTTAACGATGGAGGAGTAGATAAGCTTTGGGGTAGATAAGCAGCTTGggggtgaaataggtgaaggaaTTTAGATAAACTTTGAGATGAAGTAGACAGAAGAATAGGTAAGCTTTGGGGTGAAGTTTGATGGGGGTTGAGTTTAGGGCACAGGTTACTTAGAAGAGCAAGGCTCTTATCTTGGGTAGGGTTTAGGTGAATTGGGGAGCTGGTTAAAGACCTAGAACTTAAGTTATAAAAAGTTAGGAGTTGGAATCTGGTGATGGGAAGGGGCGCATGAGGCAAGTTTGGGCAACCAGGAATCAGAGCAGTCTGTGCCCAGCGTGGGGCTTGGACAAGGGGGCAGAGAAGTGAGGACTgtgggagaggtggggtggggtggggtcaggagCGTGTTGAAATTCAGAGAGATGTTGGCGGGTGAGCCAGCCCCTCAACCCCTCATGGGTTCTTTGTGCCTCTCCAGCTCCGTAGTGCGGCGGGCAAGGCAGGTGCCATGGCCCTGATTGAAGGGGTGGGTGATGAGGTGACCGTCCTTTTCGCGGTGCTTGCCTGCCTTCTGGTGCTGGCTCTCGCCTGGGTCTCAACACACACCTCGGAGGGCGCTGACCCACTGCCCCAGCCGTCAGGGACCCCAACACCAGCACAGCCCAGTGAAACCATGGCTGCCACTGACAGCATCAGGGGGGAGGCACCAGGAGCCGAGACAGCCAGCCTGCGACACAGAGGTCAGGCTGCACAGCCAGAGCCTGGCACGGGGCTCCCAGCGGCACCGCCACCCTCAGACTCCCCCCAGGAACCCCTAGTTCTACGGCTGAAATTCCTCAACGATTCAGAGCAGGTGGCCAGGGCCTGGCCCCACGACACCATTGGCTCCCTGAAAAGGTAAGCTGGCATGAGGACTGAGGACGGGAATGAAATGCTAAAGAGTATGGGGGAAGGGCCATCGGAGACACCTGAGACTTcgccctcattttacagatgaggggacTGAGATGCCCAAATCACACAAATGTTGTTCCCCTGTAGCAGGAGGGGACACCCTTGGAGACCATGACCTGGGtagagggcagaggggaggggtgggagtgtTATTCTGGGCAAGGGACTAGGATTGCCTGAGGCCTGCTCTATTACCCAGGTCCCTCTCTCCTCAGGACCCAGTTTCCCGGCCGGGAGCAGCAGGTACGACTCATCTACCAAGGGCAACTGCTGGGAGACGACACCCAGACCCTGGGCAGCCTTCACCTCCCTCCCAACTGCGTTCTCCACTGCCACGTGTCCACACGGGTCGGTCCCCCACATCCCCCTTGCCCACCGGGGTCCGAGCCAGGCCCCTCCGGGCTGGAAATAGGCAGcctgctgctgcccctgctgctactgctgctgctgctgctctggtaCTGCCAGATCCAGTACCGGCCCTTCTTCCCCCTGACCGCCACTCTGGGTCTGGCCGGCTTCACCCTGCTCCTCAGTCTCCTGGCCTTTGCCATGTACCGCCCGTAGTGCCTCCACGGGCTCTTGGCAGTGTGGCTGGCCCCTCTGGACTTCGCTCCCAGCGACAAGGTGGGCGCTGCTGTCTGCCCAGGCCCACCTCTCCAGCCTGCCTCTTCCCGCTGCCCTGGAGCCCAGCCCTGCGCCGCAGGGCACTCCAGGGGCAGGCGGAGGCCCCTCCCTGTGACCTCCATGGCTCGGAGCCACCTCCTGGGGCTGTGGGCCCTCGACCCCCACTGACAGTGGGCTCCTCCAGGTCAGGCAGCTGCTGTCGCTGCCTTGGCCCTGGGCAGCGCAGGGCCACACCCCTGGACCCGGCTTAGTGTTCTGCCTGAGTACCCAGTCACCTCTAGTCCCCAATTGCTCCTTGTGCTGATTTGGGGACCCAAGGACCATGGGGGGCTGGGAGAGATGGAGGGGGTTCTCTGGAACATGTGCAGATTAAATGACTGTGAAGTTTTCACTCTCGGTGTGCGtctgtgtgggggcggggggcggggagccCTTGTCCACCGGGAGAAAATGAGTAGCGGGTGCAGACCTGGCCCTCCGCCCTGGCCAGCCCTGCCAGGCCGGACGCGGACTGCCCTCACCTTTCCGCAGCCGCTTCGGCACCTGGCCCCTTGGCTCCGCCCCTCCGGCCTCAGGTCCGCCCCCGCGCCCCGCGCGGAGCTTCCCGGAAGCTGAGGGCAGGGCTCGCGGCGCCCCGGCGCGCAGGGCCTGACGGGAGCCACGTCTTTGCTGGCCGAGGACTGGACGGCGATTGGCGTCCGGGGGCTGCCGGGAAGATGGCGGACTCGGTGGCCTGCCGATGAGGAGGCCGCGGGGGGAGCCCGGCTCCCGGGCCCCGAGACCGACTGAGGGAGCGACCTGCGCGGGGCCTGGGGAGTCATGTAGGGGGGGCGCCTGCGGGGCGGGCCGTGGGAGGGCGGAGGGAGTTGGTGTTGGCGACCGTGACCACGGTCTCCTGGCGTGCCCGggctgggtgggtgtggggacccCTGACACCACCGACTCCGCGCTGTTGCAAACCTGCGCGCTCGGGTTCCACGGGCGCCCTCCGAGGTGGGCGCTGCGTTCTCGTTTCACAGGCGAGGAGGCTTAGAGAGACGAAGCCACTTGACCAAGGTCACGCAACTGGTAAGTGGGAGCGCCCAGCGTGGAACCCTGGACCGTCCGGCTGCGGAGCCCGCGTTCCACCCTCCATACTGCCGCCGCCTCCCGCGGGAGGGGAGGTGGTCGGGAGGGCGTATCGCCGGGAAGAGCTGGGCTCCAGGCTGGGCACGACCACTAACCAGATTCGTGACCTCAGGCTTCACTTAaccccttcacctctctgggtcttGGTTTCTCCACCTGTGAAATCGAGGTAatgccagccctgcctgcctcctcatAGGCGTGTAAGAAGGGTCAAAGGAGATAATGCATGTGGAATTGCTGTGATATCCCTGCTCTGAGAACACTGAAGGATTACGATTGCTGTTTAGAAGgatggaaggaggcagaggggctGGTGGGGAAGAGGACCAGAGCAGTCACAAAGAAGGGTGAACAGGAGTCGGGGCTGCTCTGACCCCAGGCCCCTCTGGATGGGGAGTGAGGCGAGGAGTAGATAGCAGGCTTTTCTCCCGTTTGGAGAAAACCTCACCCCCTTTTCTGGGCCGCCCCTCAGGGTCTCCATCACCTAACTCCATGCTTCGAGTCCTGCTCTCTGCCCAGGCCTCTGCTACTCGGCTGTCTGGCCTGCTGCTGCTCCCGCCAGTACAAACCTGTTGTCTGGGGCCCAGCAAATGGGGGGACCGGCCTCCTGGAGGAGGCCCCCATGCAGGCCCTGTGCAGGGGCTGCAGCGGCTTCTGGAACAGGCGAGGAGCCCTGGGGAGCTGCTGCGCTGGCTGGGCCAGAACCCTACCAAGGTGCGCGCCCACCATTACCCTGTGGCACTTCGGCGTCTGGGCCAGCTCTTGGGGTCTCGGCCACAGCCCCCTCCTGTGGAGCAGGCCACACTGCAGGACTTGAGTCAGCTCATCATCCGAAACTGCCCCTCCTTTGACATTCACACCATCCACGTGTGTCTGCACCTTGCAGTCTTACTTGGTGAGGAGGGTATCTGGGGGGTGGGTGTTAACGGAAGAATAGAGACAGAGCAGCAGAGGACCCAAGATCATTGACAGAATTCACCTCTTAGGCCTTGCCAGGAATGGCACGTACCCCAGCACACTTACTGCTGCGCCCCCATATCCACAGCAGACATCAGGTGTCAAGCATCATTTGTTGCAGCTTAGCTAGGGTGGTACCCGATTCCTTCCACTACAATGCTCTGGAAGCCACTGCAATTTGTCACCATTAACAGGAGATGagtacttatttgccatctttatATAAGGCCTTTTCCAACAGGCTGTTCTGATCCCTTAGTTCACATGGTATTGCAGGTTTCTCCAGTGTTTCCACTTACACTGTAGCAAATCTTCCAGCCCAGGAAATGGAGATAAGAGAGACTGGGGATCCACTAAAAACCCAAAGGCTGGAGCAGAGCAGAACAGCTCCCTGTTAGCAGGAACACCTCTAATCCTCTCCTTCTCAGGCTTCCCCTCAGATGGGCCCCTGGTGTGTGCCTTGGAGCGTGAGCGAAGGTTCCGCCTTCCTCCCAAGCCACCTCCCCCTCTGCAGCCTGTCCTTCGTGGTGGGCAAAGGTTGGAAGCTGCTCTGAGCTGCCCTCGTTTCCTGCGGCATCCACAGCAGCACCTCATCCGCAGCCTAGCAGGTGCTGGAGGGGGTTAAAGGCAGGTTGGGGGTAGGAGctgaggaggaggcaggtggTGGTGTCTGGGCTAAGGTGACACTAGTCGTCTGAGCTGAGGGTCCAGCATGATACTCTTCTTCACAGGGGCCAGGCCAGAGGAACTGACTCCCCACGTGATGGTGCTCCTGGCCCAGCATCTGGCCCGGCACCGTTTGCGGGAGCCCCAGCTTCTGGAAGCCATTGCCCACTTCCTAGTGGTCCAGGAAGCCCAGCTCAACAGCAAGGTGGGGttgcctcccaccctcccacactCCTCAGCCACCCAGGCAGGCCCAGCCCCCTGTCCAGCTTGATTGGCTGCTGCGTTCTGCAGCAAACAGCCCATCTAGGTTGTGTCCTCGTGGGGTTCCATCTTTGCTGCACCCTCCTTGGCTTGTCTACGTCCCCAGCACGTGCCTGGTTTTCTGCAGTTCTCCAAGCATTCTTAGCACTGTCCTGGCTTTGTTGATCCCAGTCCTCTAAGCCTTCAGGGCCAGGCCTCACAGCGATGTCTCCCCTGCTTGGTGACTAATTGTATGGGGGGCTCGAGACACTGTTTCATGCTGTGCTGTGAATTTCTGGTTGTCAGGTAGAGGGATTGTTCTGCTTTTGCAGTGATGTTATGAGCTTACAGGCCACGCCTCCCTGAGGCCCAGCTTGTCAGATGTTTTGGAGAACTGTTTCGTGCCAGGTGATGGCTGCTTTCCCTCCACAGGTGGTACAGAAGTTGGTCCTGCCCTTTGGGCGGCTGAACTACTTGCCCCTGGAACAGCAGTTTATGCCCTGCCTTGAGAGGATCCTGGCTCGGGAAGCAGGGATAGCCCCACTGGCCACTGTCAACATCTTGATGTCACTGTGCCAGCTGCGGTGTCTACCCTTCCGAGCCCTGCACTTTGTCTTTTCCCCAGGTTTCATCAACTACATCAGTGGTGCGCGCCCTGGAAGGCTGGCAGGGACCCTGAAGGCCGGTGGGCTGGGGAGAGCAGGGTGGGGGCCCACAGCCCAGCAAGCCTGTCCTGCTTGCTTGCAGGCACCCCTCATGCCCTCATTGTGCGGCGCTACCTCTCCCTGCTGGACACGGCCGTGGAGTTGGAGCTTCCAGCATACCGGGGTCCCCGCCTTCCCCGAAGGCAGCAAGTGCCCATCTTCCCTCAGCCACTCATCACCGACCGTGCCCGCTGCAAGTACAGGTGGG
It encodes:
- the TMUB1 gene encoding transmembrane and ubiquitin-like domain-containing protein 1; this translates as MALIEGVGDEVTVLFAVLACLLVLALAWVSTHTSEGADPLPQPSGTPTPAQPSETMAATDSIRGEAPGAETASLRHRGQAAQPEPGTGLPAAPPPSDSPQEPLVLRLKFLNDSEQVARAWPHDTIGSLKRTQFPGREQQVRLIYQGQLLGDDTQTLGSLHLPPNCVLHCHVSTRVGPPHPPCPPGSEPGPSGLEIGSLLLPLLLLLLLLLWYCQIQYRPFFPLTATLGLAGFTLLLSLLAFAMYRP
- the FASTK gene encoding fas-activated serine/threonine kinase isoform X1, with amino-acid sequence MRRPRGEPGSRAPRPTEGATCAGPGESWSPSPNSMLRVLLSAQASATRLSGLLLLPPVQTCCLGPSKWGDRPPGGGPHAGPVQGLQRLLEQARSPGELLRWLGQNPTKVRAHHYPVALRRLGQLLGSRPQPPPVEQATLQDLSQLIIRNCPSFDIHTIHVCLHLAVLLGFPSDGPLVCALERERRFRLPPKPPPPLQPVLRGGQRLEAALSCPRFLRHPQQHLIRSLAGARPEELTPHVMVLLAQHLARHRLREPQLLEAIAHFLVVQEAQLNSKVVQKLVLPFGRLNYLPLEQQFMPCLERILAREAGIAPLATVNILMSLCQLRCLPFRALHFVFSPGFINYISGTPHALIVRRYLSLLDTAVELELPAYRGPRLPRRQQVPIFPQPLITDRARCKYSHKDIVAEGLRQLLGEEKYRQDLTVPPGYCTDFLLCVSSSGSVLPVRTQDPFLPYPPRSCPQGQAASQPTTRDPAQRVVLMLRERWHFCRDGRVLLGSRALRERHLGLMGYQLLPLPFEELESQRGLPQLKSYLRQKLQALGLRWGPEGGDRRPGIGGG
- the FASTK gene encoding fas-activated serine/threonine kinase isoform X2, with protein sequence MRRPRGEPGSRAPRPTEGATCAGPGESWSPSPNSMLRVLLSAQASATRLSGLLLLPPVQTCCLGPSKWGDRPPGGGPHAGPVQGLQRLLEQARSPGELLRWLGQNPTKVRAHHYPVALRRLGQLLGSRPQPPPVEQATLQDLSQLIIRNCPSFDIHTIHVCLHLAVLLGFPSDGPLVCALERERRFRLPPKPPPPLQPVLRGGQRLEAALSCPRFLRHPQQHLIRSLAGARPEELTPHVMVLLAQHLARHRLREPQLLEAIAHFLVVQEAQLNSKVVQKLVLPFGRLNYLPLEQQFMPCLERILAREAGIAPLATVNILMSLCQLRCLPFRALHFVFSPGFINYISGTPHALIVRRYLSLLDTAVELELPAYRGPRLPRRQQVPIFPQPLITDRARCKYSHKDIVAEGLRQLLGEEKYRQDLTVPPGYCTDFLLCVSSSGSVLPVRTQDPFLPYPPRSCPQGQAASQPTTRDPAQRVVLMLRERWHFCRDGRVLLGSRALRERHLGLMGYQLLPLPFEELESQRGLPQLKSYLRQKLQALGLRWGPEGG